One window from the genome of Actinoplanes teichomyceticus ATCC 31121 encodes:
- a CDS encoding ferredoxin, with protein MLTVELDESRCAATGQCVLAAPDVFDQRDDDGVAVVLDDAPGRERHGAVRTAAAACPAAAIRLVES; from the coding sequence GTGCTGACAGTGGAGCTCGACGAGTCCAGGTGCGCCGCGACCGGGCAGTGTGTCCTGGCCGCTCCGGACGTCTTCGACCAGCGCGACGACGACGGCGTCGCGGTCGTCCTGGACGATGCGCCCGGCCGGGAGCGGCACGGCGCGGTGCGCACGGCGGCCGCGGCCTGCCCGGCCGCCGCCATCCGCCTGGTCGAGTCGTGA
- a CDS encoding NAD(P)/FAD-dependent oxidoreductase, giving the protein MNRIVVAGASAAGLTAAETLRREGFDGTITVVGEEVDPPYDRPPLSKQVLAGAWDADRLALRTREQLAGLRLDLRLGTRAVALDTAARAVRLADGADLPYDGLIIATGVRPRRLPGDGGHVLRTVGDALALRRHLRPGTRLAVVGAGFLGAECAAVARGLGCDVVLLEPAPVPLAHAVGEPIGRMLSEVHREHGVDLRTGVAVGSLADEAPAGADVVLVAIGSQPNTEWLAGSGLTLDDGVVCDQHCAAAPDVYAAGDVARWHNPLFGVAMRIEHRTNAAEQGMAAARNLLHPQARKPFAPVPYFWSDQYDLKIHAYGYLRGHDTVSIVEGSVEQRHFLAAYHRAGRLVGALAVGLPPKAIRPWRQAVALGVAP; this is encoded by the coding sequence GTGAACCGGATCGTCGTGGCCGGCGCCTCCGCCGCCGGCCTCACCGCCGCCGAGACGCTGCGCCGCGAGGGGTTCGACGGCACGATCACGGTGGTCGGCGAGGAGGTCGATCCGCCGTACGACCGGCCACCGCTGTCCAAGCAGGTCCTCGCCGGTGCGTGGGACGCCGACCGGCTCGCCCTGCGCACCCGCGAGCAGCTCGCCGGCCTGCGCCTGGACCTGCGGCTCGGCACGCGGGCGGTCGCGCTGGACACCGCGGCACGCGCGGTGCGGCTGGCCGACGGCGCCGACCTGCCCTACGACGGGCTGATCATCGCCACCGGGGTGCGGCCGCGGCGGCTGCCCGGGGACGGCGGGCACGTGCTGCGTACCGTCGGCGACGCCCTCGCCCTGCGCCGCCACCTGCGTCCCGGCACCCGGCTGGCGGTCGTCGGCGCCGGGTTCCTCGGCGCGGAGTGCGCCGCGGTCGCCCGGGGCCTCGGCTGCGACGTGGTGCTCCTGGAGCCGGCGCCGGTGCCGCTCGCGCACGCGGTCGGCGAGCCGATCGGTCGGATGCTGTCCGAGGTGCACCGCGAGCACGGCGTCGACCTGCGCACCGGGGTCGCGGTCGGCTCCCTCGCCGACGAGGCGCCGGCCGGCGCCGACGTGGTGCTGGTCGCCATCGGATCGCAGCCCAACACCGAGTGGCTGGCCGGCAGCGGCCTCACGCTCGACGACGGGGTGGTCTGCGACCAGCACTGCGCCGCCGCTCCGGACGTCTACGCCGCCGGTGACGTCGCCCGCTGGCACAACCCGCTGTTCGGGGTGGCGATGCGCATCGAGCACCGGACGAACGCCGCCGAGCAGGGCATGGCCGCCGCCCGCAACCTGCTGCACCCGCAGGCGCGCAAACCGTTCGCCCCGGTGCCCTACTTCTGGTCCGACCAGTACGACTTGAAGATCCACGCCTACGGCTACCTGCGTGGTCACGACACCGTGTCGATCGTCGAGGGATCGGTGGAGCAGCGGCACTTCCTGGCCGCCTATCACCGCGCCGGCCGGCTGGTCGGCGCCCTGGCCGTCGGCCTGCCGCCCAAGGCCATCCGCCCGTGGCGGCAGGCCGTCGCGCTGGGCGTGGCGCCGTGA
- a CDS encoding TetR/AcrR family transcriptional regulator yields the protein MDGTRRVEHTRQRIIETAERLFAEHGVFATSNRQISEAADQGNTAAVHYHFGTKAGLVRAIVRRHSEAMDARRAGLIARCAGSTDLRDWVACVVLPFTEHLTSLGTPSWYARFAAQVITEPALRELAAAEIGEESLLGTVTAALHRCLPDLPAAVRSERDDMVRTLIVHFCAQRERTAAPDWAATASGLIDAIEGVYRAPVSPV from the coding sequence ATGGACGGGACCCGGCGGGTGGAGCACACCCGTCAGCGCATCATCGAGACGGCCGAGCGGCTGTTCGCCGAGCACGGTGTCTTCGCCACCTCCAACCGGCAGATCAGCGAGGCCGCCGACCAGGGCAACACCGCCGCGGTGCACTACCACTTCGGTACGAAGGCCGGCCTGGTGCGGGCCATCGTGCGCCGGCACTCGGAGGCCATGGACGCCCGGCGCGCCGGGCTGATCGCGCGGTGCGCCGGCAGCACCGACCTGCGCGACTGGGTGGCCTGCGTGGTGCTGCCGTTCACCGAGCATCTGACGTCGCTGGGCACGCCGAGCTGGTACGCCCGCTTCGCCGCCCAGGTGATCACCGAGCCGGCGCTGCGCGAGCTGGCCGCCGCCGAGATCGGCGAGGAGTCGCTGCTGGGCACGGTGACCGCGGCGCTGCACCGGTGCCTGCCCGACCTGCCGGCCGCGGTGCGCTCCGAGCGCGACGACATGGTCCGTACGCTGATCGTGCATTTCTGCGCGCAGCGCGAGCGGACCGCCGCGCCGGACTGGGCCGCCACCGCGAGCGGCCTGATCGACGCGATCGAGGGCGTGTACCGGGCTCCGGTCAGCCCGGTCTGA